From Novipirellula artificiosorum, the proteins below share one genomic window:
- the aceE gene encoding pyruvate dehydrogenase (acetyl-transferring), homodimeric type has translation MSDSKSVAQEEVQQLLGELEAHETELDIDVAETHEWLASLDYVLQSKGAARVRFLLEQLRDRAAEEGIQSDEDTSTPYVNTIPVSDQPAFPGNRELERRIKSIVRWNAMAMVVRANKREGGVGGHISTFASSATLYEIAFNHFFKGRGEDGYSGDTIYFQGHASPGMYSRAYLEGRLDESHLENFRRELAPGGGLSSYPHPWLMPGFWEYPTVSMGLGPIMAIYQARFNEYLRDRGLKDTADQRVWAFLGDGECDEPETLGAIGLAAREKLENLTFVINCNLQRLDGPVRGNGKIIQELESIFRGAGWNVIKVVWGDDWDQLLAKDVSGLLVKRMNEVVDGQYQKYTGMPGSYIREHFFGKYPELLKLVENYSDERLEKMRRGGHDPEKVFAAYQLATELKNGKPTVILAKTVKGYGLGEAGEGRNVAHNQKKMNEEELLEFRTRFGIPISDEEVGKAPFYRPPANSQEIKYLKERRAKLGGSVPSRPEIHPTVEVPTLEEYRKVIRKVENKNISTTFAVVQTLIALCRDKKIGKNIVPIVPDESRTFGMEGMFRQFGIYAHAGQLYEPVDSEQITYYKEARDGQILEEGITEAGSMASFNAAGTAYSAHGINMIPFYIYYSMFGFQRIGDLIWAAADMRAKGFLIGGTAGRTTLNGEGLQHQDGHSLLNAIAFPTVRAYDPAFAYEAVVIIMEGLKRMYQDGETCIYYITAENEAYDHPEMPLGCEEGIIKGIYKYHSREVENPKARVQLFGSGAILNSALAAQTLLADRYNIASDVWSVTSYTQLRREAADCSRWNMLHPTETPRKSYLEEVLEGVEGPFISASDYVRALGEQLQPWIPGDYFVLGTDGMGRSDTRESLRRHFEVDKESITIATLSRLSKTGVFTPAEVADAIKDLGFDADKPNPYFA, from the coding sequence ATGTCGGATTCAAAATCGGTCGCTCAAGAAGAAGTCCAGCAGCTCCTCGGTGAGCTCGAAGCTCACGAAACCGAGTTAGACATTGACGTGGCAGAAACCCACGAGTGGCTCGCGTCCCTCGACTATGTTTTGCAAAGCAAAGGGGCCGCGCGCGTTCGCTTCCTGCTCGAACAGCTCCGCGATCGGGCGGCGGAAGAGGGCATCCAATCGGACGAAGATACCAGCACGCCCTATGTGAACACGATTCCAGTCAGCGATCAGCCCGCGTTCCCAGGAAATCGCGAGCTCGAGCGACGGATCAAATCGATCGTCCGCTGGAACGCGATGGCCATGGTCGTTCGCGCGAACAAACGCGAGGGGGGCGTCGGAGGCCACATCAGCACCTTCGCATCGAGTGCGACGTTGTACGAAATCGCGTTCAATCACTTTTTCAAAGGTCGTGGCGAGGATGGCTACTCGGGCGATACCATCTATTTTCAGGGGCATGCGTCCCCAGGGATGTACAGCCGTGCCTATTTGGAAGGACGGTTGGATGAGTCGCACCTCGAAAATTTCCGTCGCGAGCTTGCTCCCGGTGGCGGGCTGAGCAGCTACCCGCACCCTTGGCTGATGCCTGGTTTTTGGGAATACCCCACCGTGTCGATGGGGCTTGGGCCCATCATGGCCATTTATCAAGCTCGCTTCAACGAGTACCTTCGCGACCGCGGGCTAAAAGACACAGCGGATCAACGCGTTTGGGCATTCCTTGGCGATGGCGAGTGCGACGAACCGGAAACACTCGGGGCGATCGGTTTGGCCGCTCGCGAGAAACTCGAAAACCTAACCTTTGTGATCAATTGCAACCTGCAACGTCTCGACGGTCCGGTACGAGGGAATGGAAAAATCATCCAGGAACTCGAGTCGATATTCCGTGGGGCGGGTTGGAATGTCATCAAAGTGGTCTGGGGCGATGATTGGGACCAACTGCTCGCGAAAGACGTATCGGGGTTACTCGTCAAGCGAATGAACGAAGTGGTCGATGGTCAATACCAGAAATACACCGGGATGCCTGGCAGCTATATCCGCGAGCACTTCTTTGGTAAGTACCCGGAACTGCTCAAGTTAGTCGAAAACTATAGCGACGAGCGATTGGAGAAGATGCGACGTGGTGGGCACGACCCCGAAAAAGTGTTCGCGGCCTATCAGTTGGCGACCGAGTTGAAGAATGGAAAACCGACCGTGATCCTCGCCAAGACCGTCAAAGGCTATGGCCTTGGTGAAGCAGGAGAAGGTCGAAACGTTGCCCACAACCAAAAGAAGATGAATGAAGAGGAACTGCTTGAGTTTCGCACCCGCTTCGGTATTCCCATTAGTGATGAAGAAGTCGGCAAGGCACCGTTTTATCGACCTCCGGCAAATAGCCAAGAAATCAAATACCTGAAGGAACGTCGTGCCAAGTTGGGTGGGTCGGTGCCAAGCCGACCGGAAATCCATCCCACGGTGGAGGTTCCAACGCTCGAGGAGTACCGCAAGGTCATTCGCAAGGTCGAGAACAAGAATATCAGCACCACCTTTGCCGTGGTGCAAACCTTGATTGCATTGTGCCGCGATAAGAAGATCGGCAAAAACATTGTTCCGATCGTTCCCGATGAATCGCGAACGTTTGGGATGGAAGGGATGTTTCGTCAGTTCGGTATCTACGCTCACGCAGGCCAACTCTACGAACCCGTCGATTCCGAGCAAATCACTTACTACAAGGAAGCTCGAGACGGGCAAATTCTCGAAGAAGGGATCACCGAAGCCGGTTCGATGGCCAGCTTTAATGCTGCGGGAACCGCTTACAGCGCTCACGGGATCAACATGATTCCGTTTTACATTTACTACAGTATGTTCGGGTTCCAACGGATCGGTGACCTGATTTGGGCCGCTGCGGACATGCGAGCGAAAGGCTTTCTGATTGGCGGCACCGCAGGTCGAACGACGCTCAATGGTGAAGGGCTGCAACACCAAGATGGGCACAGTTTGCTCAACGCGATCGCCTTCCCGACCGTGCGTGCTTATGACCCCGCTTTTGCCTATGAAGCGGTCGTGATCATCATGGAAGGGCTCAAGAGGATGTATCAAGATGGGGAGACTTGCATCTACTACATCACCGCCGAGAACGAGGCATATGATCATCCCGAAATGCCGTTGGGCTGCGAAGAGGGCATCATCAAGGGGATTTACAAATATCACAGCCGCGAAGTCGAGAACCCGAAAGCACGCGTGCAGTTATTCGGTAGTGGTGCCATTTTGAATTCGGCACTCGCTGCCCAAACCTTGCTTGCCGACCGGTACAACATCGCCAGCGATGTGTGGAGCGTCACGAGTTACACGCAATTGCGGCGAGAAGCCGCGGATTGCAGCCGCTGGAACATGTTGCATCCGACCGAAACGCCGCGGAAGAGCTACCTGGAAGAAGTGCTCGAGGGGGTCGAAGGGCCGTTCATCTCGGCGAGCGACTACGTCCGGGCATTGGGCGAACAATTGCAACCCTGGATTCCAGGCGACTACTTTGTTCTCGGGACCGACGGGATGGGGCGCAGTGATACGCGTGAATCGCTCCGCCGACATTTTGAGGTCGACAAAGAATCGATCACCATTGCAACGCTCAGCCGGCTCAGCAAAACGGGCGTATTCACGCCTGCCGAAGTTGCCGACGCCATCAAGGACCTTGGCTTTGACGCGGACAAGCCAAATCCCTATTTTGCGTGA
- a CDS encoding SDR family NAD(P)-dependent oxidoreductase, which yields MFQDTHAVVTGASSGIGREIALSLARNGVKRIVVHYHGNRDGASETAKQCSASGAQPIVLRCDLADAESIQQFASNCFAELGEVQTWVNNAGADVLTGEAATMTFAEKIKQLIEVDVLGTIHLARMAAQAMIRQRVEIPSSMTFIGWDQASQGMEGDAGQMFGPVKAAVAAFAKSLAQTAAPQVRVNLVAPGWIRTSWGESTDAYWDRRAKEQSLMHRWGSAADVAQAVLFAADPNNSFLTGQEIQVNGGWNRRFAKP from the coding sequence ATGTTCCAAGATACCCACGCTGTCGTCACCGGGGCTTCAAGCGGAATCGGTCGCGAAATCGCACTCTCGCTGGCTCGCAACGGCGTCAAGCGAATCGTCGTTCACTATCACGGCAATCGCGATGGCGCCAGTGAAACCGCGAAGCAGTGCTCCGCATCAGGGGCTCAGCCCATTGTGTTGCGGTGCGATTTGGCCGATGCCGAATCGATTCAACAGTTCGCATCGAATTGTTTTGCCGAGTTAGGCGAGGTCCAGACTTGGGTGAACAATGCCGGCGCCGATGTGCTGACCGGCGAAGCGGCCACGATGACATTCGCGGAAAAAATCAAGCAATTGATTGAGGTGGATGTGCTGGGCACGATTCACTTGGCTCGGATGGCGGCCCAAGCGATGATCCGCCAGCGAGTCGAAATTCCGTCATCGATGACCTTCATTGGATGGGATCAAGCGAGCCAAGGGATGGAAGGGGATGCGGGTCAAATGTTTGGTCCCGTCAAAGCAGCGGTGGCTGCGTTCGCGAAAAGCTTAGCTCAAACCGCTGCACCGCAAGTCCGTGTCAATCTTGTCGCGCCAGGATGGATCCGAACGTCTTGGGGCGAATCGACCGACGCGTATTGGGACCGGCGAGCGAAAGAACAGTCTCTCATGCATCGTTGGGGTTCTGCCGCCGATGTGGCTCAAGCGGTCCTTTTTGCTGCGGATCCCAACAACTCGTTCTTGACCGGACAAGAAATCCAAGTCAACGGCGGATGGAATCGACGGTTTGCTAAGCCGTGA
- a CDS encoding BON domain-containing protein, which translates to MRRKYFGLAIAAIAALGPMQVWGGDREIAEQIIQRLKVNRDAGALKAFTLDMKVDKGVVLFRGNVSEPGHKDLVLKTAEGVEGISRVIDEVTVTAAAQPEAKVIEAKVVEPAKLAAAAQPEANVAEAKVVRPAQSAVVTKPEPKPQAGLSFIQTLAVQKTPIQKEVVTEAPKMPKFALLEVMPGEVRPTAAVELNASPMPIQDDKVVSSVIEALGKAQQTGQLRGFGVDVASNSGVLHLKGRAASEAQRDTIVEIASGIPGVHGVHDSIQIPSATALAPAPVSMQQAELRDPAPQRVTTAAVPARTASVQGNANAMAAPYRMNQQPVQANPAGYAVGAPVMGQPVPMAPYSGVSAPRYDSPNLPNYAWPGYAAHPNYAALTYPQQYSPSAWPYIGPFYPYPQVPLGWRKVSLEWDDGWWFLDFTDR; encoded by the coding sequence ATGCGACGCAAGTATTTCGGATTAGCGATTGCCGCGATCGCTGCTCTTGGGCCGATGCAGGTCTGGGGCGGCGACCGAGAAATCGCAGAGCAAATTATTCAACGGTTGAAAGTCAACCGAGATGCGGGAGCGTTGAAAGCGTTCACGCTCGACATGAAAGTAGACAAGGGCGTGGTGCTTTTCCGCGGCAACGTTAGCGAGCCAGGTCACAAGGACCTCGTGCTGAAAACGGCCGAGGGAGTCGAAGGCATTAGCCGAGTCATCGATGAAGTCACCGTCACCGCAGCAGCACAGCCTGAAGCAAAGGTGATAGAAGCCAAAGTGGTTGAGCCCGCGAAATTGGCTGCAGCAGCACAGCCTGAAGCAAACGTGGCGGAAGCCAAAGTGGTTCGCCCCGCACAATCGGCTGTGGTGACAAAGCCCGAACCCAAACCGCAAGCGGGCTTGTCTTTCATCCAAACACTCGCCGTTCAAAAGACACCTATTCAAAAGGAAGTTGTGACGGAGGCACCTAAGATGCCCAAGTTCGCACTTTTGGAAGTTATGCCGGGGGAAGTTCGGCCTACCGCAGCGGTAGAGCTCAATGCGTCGCCGATGCCCATCCAAGATGACAAAGTCGTTTCCTCGGTCATCGAGGCTCTTGGGAAAGCCCAACAAACGGGCCAACTTCGCGGATTCGGGGTTGATGTCGCTAGCAATTCGGGCGTCCTTCACTTGAAAGGCCGAGCCGCATCGGAGGCTCAGAGAGATACGATCGTTGAGATTGCGTCGGGGATCCCTGGAGTCCATGGTGTTCATGACTCCATCCAGATTCCAAGTGCGACTGCATTGGCTCCGGCCCCCGTTTCCATGCAACAAGCCGAGCTTCGTGACCCTGCTCCGCAACGAGTCACCACGGCAGCCGTGCCTGCTCGCACCGCTTCGGTCCAAGGTAACGCGAATGCCATGGCAGCTCCGTACCGAATGAACCAACAACCGGTTCAAGCCAACCCGGCTGGTTATGCCGTCGGAGCTCCCGTAATGGGGCAACCGGTACCAATGGCACCGTACAGCGGCGTTTCAGCGCCACGCTACGATTCGCCCAACTTGCCGAACTATGCATGGCCAGGCTACGCAGCTCACCCAAACTACGCTGCGTTGACCTATCCACAGCAGTACAGCCCATCGGCATGGCCATACATCGGCCCCTTCTATCCTTATCCGCAAGTCCCCTTGGGATGGCGTAAAGTGAGTTTGGAATGGGACGACGGATGGTGGTTCTTGGACTTCACCGACCGCTAA
- a CDS encoding metallophosphoesterase family protein, translating to MKYLCFSDLHRDTVAAANLVSLAADADVVLGAGDFANRHLGINDTLEILAAIDKPTVLVPGNGETAEELRSAAKIWKSARVLHGEGCEIDGIDFWGVGGGIPVTPFGDWSYDFDETQAKRLLNGCPTKGILVVHSPPIDTVDHDTTGRVRGSHAIRMAIETKMPKLVVCGHIHCDWEKQVVLCESRILNAGPRGVLIEVD from the coding sequence ATGAAATACCTTTGCTTTAGCGATCTACACCGCGATACCGTTGCGGCGGCAAACCTTGTTTCCCTGGCAGCGGATGCGGACGTTGTTCTGGGCGCCGGTGACTTTGCCAATCGTCACCTCGGCATCAACGATACGCTCGAGATTCTCGCCGCGATTGACAAGCCAACCGTTCTGGTTCCGGGCAATGGCGAAACCGCTGAGGAACTGAGATCGGCTGCCAAGATCTGGAAGTCGGCCCGCGTGCTGCACGGCGAAGGCTGTGAAATCGATGGCATCGACTTCTGGGGGGTCGGTGGTGGAATTCCGGTCACGCCATTTGGCGATTGGAGTTATGACTTCGACGAAACACAAGCCAAACGACTGCTCAACGGGTGTCCGACAAAGGGGATTCTCGTGGTTCACTCACCGCCGATTGACACCGTTGATCACGATACGACGGGACGGGTGCGTGGTAGTCACGCGATACGCATGGCCATCGAAACTAAGATGCCCAAGCTCGTGGTCTGTGGTCACATCCACTGTGACTGGGAAAAACAAGTGGTGCTGTGTGAATCACGCATCCTCAACGCAGGCCCTCGGGGTGTCCTGATCGAGGTGGATTGA
- a CDS encoding anti-sigma factor family protein: MHEDLLGYLLGALEPHEMQRVADRLRVDPEARRELERLEQALRPLEEHYQPPASPPVDLVSKTLSGLPPLPRGDTEFSAAEPPTRADAAKEAKAPRVGLAPMSGGVEVSARPEFTWMDWVTGALSAAVLLGLLLPSLAEGRFEARRLACQDQLRQFGTALTQFVTRDEQSRLPAVAKEGPEAFAGVYAVRLKAAGLLEDSTTRWCPSVGAPAEDAFRFSEANELPSVEQLHHASVDRLRELQRFAGGHYAYTLGVIDGKQFGSPRFESRSSFAVMSDAPSNQFAGFATQPKSVGHGGYGINVLYEDGRVQFVTLPTLDHIPDHPWLNHHGQVEAGVNIDDASLAPSWRPPFTNVRQR; the protein is encoded by the coding sequence ATGCACGAAGACCTACTCGGCTATCTACTCGGCGCGCTCGAACCGCACGAAATGCAGCGTGTGGCCGATCGGCTTCGAGTGGATCCCGAGGCGAGGCGTGAACTCGAGCGTTTAGAACAAGCCCTACGGCCGCTCGAAGAACATTATCAACCGCCCGCGAGTCCTCCGGTTGATTTGGTTTCAAAAACACTCTCTGGATTGCCGCCGTTACCGAGAGGTGACACCGAGTTTTCGGCCGCTGAGCCCCCGACGAGGGCTGACGCTGCAAAGGAAGCCAAGGCCCCTCGCGTCGGCTTGGCGCCCATGAGCGGTGGCGTTGAGGTTTCAGCGCGACCCGAGTTCACGTGGATGGATTGGGTTACGGGGGCGTTGAGTGCGGCGGTCTTGCTGGGGCTGCTGCTGCCATCGCTTGCCGAAGGACGTTTTGAAGCAAGGCGGTTGGCATGCCAAGATCAGCTTCGCCAATTTGGGACCGCGCTAACGCAATTCGTTACGCGGGATGAACAATCGCGACTTCCGGCGGTGGCCAAAGAAGGACCGGAAGCCTTTGCAGGCGTCTATGCGGTTCGCTTGAAAGCGGCCGGTTTGTTGGAGGACAGCACGACACGATGGTGTCCGTCTGTGGGGGCACCTGCGGAGGATGCGTTCCGGTTCTCGGAAGCGAACGAACTGCCGTCGGTGGAGCAATTGCATCATGCGTCGGTGGACCGACTCCGCGAATTGCAGCGGTTTGCGGGGGGGCACTATGCTTACACGCTTGGTGTGATCGATGGAAAGCAATTCGGCTCGCCGCGGTTTGAATCGCGATCGTCTTTCGCCGTGATGAGCGATGCTCCGTCGAATCAGTTTGCAGGATTTGCAACGCAACCGAAGAGTGTCGGTCATGGAGGCTATGGCATCAACGTTTTGTACGAGGACGGGCGTGTGCAATTTGTGACGCTACCGACGCTCGATCACATTCCCGATCACCCGTGGCTCAATCACCACGGCCAAGTTGAAGCGGGTGTGAACATCGACGATGCATCGCTTGCCCCAAGTTGGCGTCCCCCCTTTACGAATGTTCGTCAGCGATAA
- a CDS encoding RNA polymerase sigma factor, producing MATTTKKQSKEQEVAFGDLSDEGLIVQYRESADRALFETLIRRYEREIFSYLRRYLGNADTAEEAFQGTFLQVHLKCYQFDATRRFRPWLYGIATNQAIDAQRRNKRHRMVSLDRNHANNQDDRSSSWSEKLVGDAPDPHAVAAQEENSRWVNASVANLGESMQQVIHLVYYQGLKYREAAEVLGIPVGTVKSRLHVAVQRLGTLWEETHSPPTE from the coding sequence ATGGCGACCACAACCAAGAAACAGTCGAAAGAACAGGAGGTTGCGTTCGGCGATCTGTCCGACGAAGGGCTGATCGTTCAGTATCGAGAATCCGCTGATCGGGCGCTTTTCGAAACGTTGATACGACGCTACGAACGCGAAATATTTAGCTACTTGCGGCGTTACCTCGGTAATGCGGACACCGCCGAGGAAGCGTTTCAAGGAACGTTTTTGCAGGTGCATTTGAAGTGTTACCAGTTTGATGCCACACGGCGGTTCCGCCCCTGGTTGTACGGCATTGCGACCAACCAAGCGATCGACGCCCAGCGGCGCAACAAACGGCACCGCATGGTCAGTTTGGACCGAAATCATGCGAACAACCAAGACGATCGATCGAGCAGTTGGTCCGAGAAATTGGTGGGTGACGCACCCGATCCACACGCGGTCGCGGCTCAGGAAGAAAATAGTCGTTGGGTGAACGCATCGGTTGCCAACTTAGGTGAATCGATGCAGCAGGTCATCCACTTGGTCTATTATCAGGGGTTGAAGTACCGAGAAGCGGCCGAAGTCCTCGGTATTCCGGTCGGGACGGTCAAGAGTCGATTGCACGTTGCGGTCCAACGTTTGGGAACGCTTTGGGAAGAAACGCATTCGCCGCCGACCGAGTAG
- a CDS encoding permease, with protein sequence MLDNIVGLLLMVALLSGFGFPTDFAVSRMVPGTALGVLVGDLAFFFLAFRLARKTGNRDVTAMPLGLDTPSTYGIVLFVLGPSYLQGVEAGLDSIDAAYRTWYIGIWCIVLSGVLKLALAPITQWVQRVVPRAGLLGSLAAIALVLISFFPLTEILGHPLPGLLALVIVLTTLVAKIPLPGRTPGTLGALLVAGTVYYLLCFVEGSGYHLPSPEPIAWFPKEWMESYSLTWMAALPDALAYLPIAFPFAIGTIVGGIDCTESAAAAGDRYDTRMVIGVEGIATLLAGLSGGVIQTTPYIGHPAYKAMGGRAAYTLATALLVGSAGLVGYFGLLNAWIPKPVVFPILVFIGLEITAQSFLATPRRHYAAVALACLPALAFLAMSVPGRILSDPALQGLDFSADSLDGLLQKDMITLGMLSNGFILTSLLWAWCLAAAIDRRLRLAGVVFVVAAGLTLFGIIHSPLPGNRLFVPFGPDAWGEMVLGAEDRKRVLEFVAGYLVSAGALLAWSFYPAVAASEFDPTSSAS encoded by the coding sequence ATGCTCGACAACATCGTCGGCTTGCTGTTGATGGTGGCGCTGCTGAGTGGGTTTGGATTTCCAACCGACTTTGCGGTTTCGCGAATGGTTCCTGGCACGGCCCTGGGCGTTTTGGTTGGCGACCTGGCGTTCTTCTTCCTGGCGTTTCGGTTAGCAAGGAAAACCGGAAATCGTGATGTCACGGCGATGCCGCTCGGTCTCGACACGCCATCGACGTACGGTATCGTGCTGTTTGTGCTTGGGCCCTCCTATTTGCAGGGCGTTGAAGCGGGACTCGATTCGATCGATGCTGCCTATCGAACGTGGTACATCGGCATTTGGTGCATCGTGCTCAGCGGCGTGCTGAAGTTGGCGTTGGCCCCAATCACACAGTGGGTCCAACGAGTCGTTCCACGCGCCGGACTGCTCGGCTCATTGGCAGCCATCGCGCTGGTGTTGATCAGTTTCTTCCCACTGACTGAGATCCTCGGGCATCCGCTGCCAGGCCTTTTGGCGCTCGTGATCGTACTGACGACGCTGGTCGCGAAAATCCCCCTGCCCGGCCGAACGCCCGGGACACTTGGTGCGTTGTTGGTGGCAGGCACGGTCTACTATTTGCTGTGTTTTGTGGAAGGCAGTGGCTATCATCTTCCCTCACCCGAGCCGATCGCGTGGTTCCCAAAGGAATGGATGGAGAGTTATTCCTTGACCTGGATGGCGGCCCTGCCGGATGCCTTGGCCTATTTGCCGATTGCGTTTCCCTTTGCGATTGGAACCATTGTTGGCGGCATTGACTGTACCGAAAGTGCCGCCGCCGCGGGCGATCGTTATGACACTCGCATGGTGATCGGTGTTGAAGGGATCGCGACGCTATTGGCCGGTTTGTCAGGTGGCGTGATCCAAACCACGCCGTATATCGGGCATCCTGCCTACAAGGCGATGGGCGGCCGTGCAGCGTACACGTTAGCGACGGCCTTATTGGTGGGGTCGGCTGGGTTGGTAGGCTACTTTGGGCTACTCAATGCGTGGATCCCAAAGCCGGTGGTGTTCCCGATTCTGGTGTTCATCGGTCTGGAGATCACCGCCCAAAGCTTCCTGGCAACACCCCGTCGACATTATGCTGCGGTCGCATTGGCCTGTTTGCCCGCGCTGGCATTCTTAGCGATGAGTGTGCCTGGGCGGATTCTAAGCGACCCAGCCTTGCAAGGGCTCGACTTCTCGGCTGATTCGCTTGATGGGTTGTTGCAGAAGGATATGATCACACTCGGAATGCTTAGCAACGGTTTCATCTTGACCAGTTTGCTGTGGGCTTGGTGTTTAGCGGCCGCCATCGATCGGCGCTTGCGTCTCGCGGGGGTGGTCTTCGTGGTTGCTGCAGGATTGACGCTTTTCGGAATCATTCATTCGCCATTACCGGGGAACCGTTTGTTTGTTCCGTTTGGCCCGGATGCTTGGGGCGAGATGGTGCTCGGTGCGGAAGATCGAAAACGGGTTCTCGAGTTTGTCGCGGGGTACCTGGTTTCGGCGGGCGCGTTACTTGCTTGGTCCTTCTACCCTGCGGTCGCCGCATCCGAATTTGACCCCACGTCCTCGGCCTCTTAA
- a CDS encoding DUF1559 domain-containing protein, with product MKSNLTPAEQHRHGFTLVELLVVISIIGVLVGLLLPAVQSARAAARRMSCSNNSKQFALAIHNYHSAFNTFPSGSIVSDRNGYSWGMISQLLPFMEQTAKFETLDFSKGRCGQQIKNLQAIGATDPSSQPISILLCPSDVNSNRSLLSGPTGPLPLSGDCGVLYPVNYLGMSGSNDSDISGTYGGCGGMRDGNGIFFDESQKGFRDVLDGTSTTLLFGERNMPEDLGWGWPICGGSECEHYLSSTMGIYEGTYDRSEYFIHLQHYWSSHEGGCHLTFVDGSVRFVPYTIDYNTYIDLSTRSGKEVIEIEY from the coding sequence ATGAAATCAAACCTCACTCCTGCCGAGCAACATCGTCACGGCTTCACGCTCGTGGAATTGCTGGTCGTGATCAGCATCATTGGTGTATTGGTGGGACTCTTGCTGCCGGCCGTTCAATCGGCGCGCGCTGCCGCACGGCGGATGAGTTGCTCGAACAATTCGAAACAGTTTGCACTCGCCATTCACAACTACCACTCCGCGTTCAATACGTTTCCGTCCGGAAGCATCGTCTCGGACCGCAACGGCTATTCGTGGGGGATGATCTCCCAGTTGCTCCCCTTCATGGAGCAGACGGCGAAATTTGAAACGCTGGATTTTTCCAAAGGCCGATGCGGCCAGCAGATAAAAAACCTTCAAGCGATTGGAGCGACGGATCCATCGAGCCAGCCAATCAGCATCTTGCTTTGCCCGAGCGACGTGAATTCAAATCGATCCCTCCTCAGCGGCCCGACCGGTCCGTTGCCACTCTCTGGCGATTGTGGTGTGCTGTATCCCGTCAACTATCTGGGGATGAGTGGCAGCAATGACAGCGATATTTCCGGAACCTATGGCGGATGCGGCGGCATGCGAGATGGGAACGGCATCTTTTTTGACGAGAGCCAAAAAGGGTTCCGTGATGTGCTCGATGGAACCAGCACGACCCTGCTGTTCGGAGAGCGGAACATGCCCGAGGATCTTGGTTGGGGATGGCCGATTTGTGGCGGCAGCGAGTGCGAACACTACCTCTCCTCAACCATGGGCATCTACGAAGGAACCTACGATCGGTCCGAGTACTTTATTCATTTGCAGCACTACTGGAGCTCGCACGAGGGTGGATGCCATTTAACGTTCGTCGATGGCAGCGTTCGCTTTGTTCCCTACACCATCGACTACAACACTTACATCGACCTGTCCACGCGCTCCGGCAAGGAAGTGATCGAGATCGAATACTGA
- a CDS encoding CPBP family intramembrane glutamic endopeptidase — protein METQFAAMLGAGVIAGFLAAMVLWTNAIRRCVGSQHPWAETLLPAVPRERPYWSPFDFLMAFGLSLVFTVLMQRVFASLGWISPFQAGESLPLKTLVSSLTAQAIGGIVAILATFGWLRLIRPDAARQLGLRFESGDVALGLRASLMLIPPVLLISTAVAYLVPYHHPVLESLEKSPSLGVFAILFVGTAIVAPLVEEFLFRVLLQGSLQSLADRGEANPYLDAAPDCWKPRSYWPIFVTSAFFALMHLGQGAAPVPLFFLSLGLGFLYRQSGRISLPLIVHVVLNGFTLCVQFVRFWVERL, from the coding sequence ATGGAAACTCAGTTTGCCGCGATGCTGGGGGCTGGCGTGATCGCTGGTTTTCTCGCGGCCATGGTTTTGTGGACCAACGCGATCCGTCGCTGTGTGGGGTCACAACACCCTTGGGCCGAGACTTTGTTGCCGGCGGTGCCTCGAGAGCGACCGTATTGGTCCCCGTTTGACTTTCTGATGGCCTTTGGCTTGAGTCTCGTGTTTACGGTGCTGATGCAGCGCGTCTTCGCCTCACTGGGCTGGATCAGCCCCTTTCAAGCGGGCGAGTCCCTGCCGCTGAAGACGCTCGTCAGCAGTCTCACGGCCCAGGCGATTGGCGGTATCGTGGCGATCTTGGCAACCTTCGGCTGGTTGCGACTGATTCGGCCAGATGCTGCCAGGCAGTTGGGGCTTCGCTTCGAGTCCGGCGATGTTGCCTTGGGGCTTCGAGCTTCACTGATGCTGATTCCCCCCGTGCTGCTGATCAGCACGGCGGTGGCTTATCTTGTGCCGTACCATCATCCTGTCTTGGAATCGTTGGAAAAGTCGCCGAGCCTTGGCGTCTTTGCGATCTTATTCGTCGGGACAGCGATCGTCGCCCCACTGGTCGAAGAGTTCTTGTTTCGGGTCTTGTTGCAAGGCAGCTTGCAATCGCTGGCCGATCGAGGCGAAGCAAATCCCTACCTCGACGCTGCACCCGATTGCTGGAAACCACGAAGTTACTGGCCGATCTTCGTCACCAGTGCTTTCTTTGCGCTGATGCATTTGGGACAGGGCGCTGCCCCTGTACCGCTGTTTTTCTTATCGCTCGGGCTAGGGTTCTTGTATCGACAATCCGGTCGCATCTCGCTGCCGTTGATCGTCCATGTTGTACTCAACGGCTTCACGCTATGCGTTCAGTTCGTTCGTTTTTGGGTCGAGCGGCTGTAG